A window of Streptomyces sp. SAI-127 contains these coding sequences:
- a CDS encoding LacI family DNA-binding transcriptional regulator, translated as MTAQPAPRVTIKDVAALAGVSKGAVSLAFNHKPGLSEATRDRIFEAARELGWAPNLTARTLAGSRVDVVGLAICRPARLLGLEPFYMEFVSGVESVLIERNCSLLLRLVRNVEEEVGLQESWWRGRQVGGSILVDFRADDPRVAATERLGLPVVAVGHPAFTGSLTSVWTDDATAVTEAVRYLAALGHRRIARVGGAAALGHTAMRTAAFDEAARGLELAGAWQVTTDYSGEAGGRATRSLLTAPPADRPTAIVYDNDIMAVAGLSVAAEMGLNVPRDVSLLAWDDSQLCRLTHPTLSAMSHDVHGFGAEAARTLFGVITGEGPGSHPVPTPVLTPRGSTAPPAV; from the coding sequence ATGACAGCACAGCCGGCCCCGCGCGTCACCATCAAGGACGTCGCCGCGCTCGCGGGTGTGTCCAAGGGGGCCGTGTCGCTCGCCTTCAACCACAAGCCCGGGCTGTCCGAGGCGACCCGGGACCGGATCTTCGAGGCGGCCCGGGAACTGGGGTGGGCGCCGAACCTCACCGCGCGGACGCTGGCCGGGTCGCGGGTGGACGTGGTGGGTCTCGCGATCTGCCGGCCGGCGCGGCTGCTGGGGCTCGAACCCTTCTACATGGAGTTCGTGTCCGGCGTGGAGAGCGTGCTGATCGAGCGGAACTGCTCGCTGCTGCTGCGGCTCGTGCGGAACGTGGAGGAGGAGGTCGGGCTGCAGGAGTCGTGGTGGCGGGGGCGGCAGGTCGGGGGATCCATCCTGGTCGACTTCCGGGCGGACGATCCCCGCGTCGCGGCGACCGAGCGGCTGGGCCTGCCGGTGGTGGCGGTGGGGCATCCCGCGTTCACCGGCAGCCTCACGTCCGTGTGGACCGACGACGCCACCGCCGTGACGGAGGCCGTGCGGTATCTGGCGGCGCTGGGGCACCGGCGGATCGCGCGGGTGGGGGGTGCCGCGGCGCTCGGGCACACGGCGATGAGGACGGCCGCGTTCGACGAGGCGGCCCGCGGCCTGGAGCTGGCAGGGGCCTGGCAGGTGACCACCGACTACTCGGGAGAGGCCGGAGGGCGGGCCACCCGGTCCCTGCTGACCGCCCCGCCGGCGGACCGGCCCACGGCGATCGTCTACGACAACGACATCATGGCGGTGGCCGGACTGTCGGTCGCGGCGGAGATGGGGCTGAACGTTCCGCGTGACGTCTCACTGCTCGCCTGGGACGACTCCCAGCTCTGCCGGCTCACCCACCCCACACTGTCCGCGATGAGCCATGACGTGCACGGATTCGGTGCGGAGGCGGCTCGGACGCTGTTCGGGGTGATCACCGGGGAGGGGCCGGGATCGCACCCCGTGCCCACTCCGGTCCTGACCCCGAGGGGCTCCACCGCGCCTCCCGCGGTGTGA